The region AATCGCCGCCGCTACGACGGCGGTCATCCAACACCGCACCACGGTGGTCGTACAACACCGGTCGTCGAGTCGGTTGTTCCACGAACCGCCGTAAGGATCATCACGGCCGCCGCTCCTTCCGCCAAGCTGGCCCGACGAGTATGATCACCGACGATGGTCAATGTCTGGTCTCTCACCAACCGCCTGTATGTCGATCTGCGACTGCAGGCCAGCGGCATCTGTCGCGTTCAGCCGCCCCGCTGACCGCTGATCCCGCCGCCTCCGGACGCCCATTTCCGGACCAGACCTCTTGGAACGCCATGTCGACCGCTTCCCGCAGTGTGCCCTCGCTCTCCCGCAAGGTGCCCTTCTCCCTCCAGATCCTGCTCGGCCTGTTGCTCGGCGTCGGCCTGGGCTATCTGGCCCGGGCCAACGACATCTCCTGGCTCGGCACCACCCTCGACACCGTCGGCAGCCTCTTCATCCAGTTGCTGAAGCTCGCCGTACCCCCGCTCGTCTTCACCGCCATCGTGGTGAGCGTGGTCAGCCTGCGTGGGGTGACCAACGCCGCCCGGCTGGCCGGCAAGACCCTGCTCTGGTTCGCCATCACCGCCCTGGTCTCGGTCGGTGTCGGCATCGGCCTGGGCCTGATCACCAACCCCGGCCGGGGCGTCACCCTCGACATCGCCGGTGCCACCGCACCCAAGAAGACCGGGACCTGGACCGACTTCCTCACCGGCATCGTTCCGACCAACCCGGTCGGCGCGTTCGTCGACGGCAACGTGCTCCAGATCGTCTTCCTCGCCGTGGTGATCGGCTTCGCGGCGCTGCTCGTCGGCAAGGCCGCCGAACCGTTCGTGGACCTCAACCGGGCCCTGCTGGAGATCGTTCAGAAGGCGCTCTGGTGGGTCATCCGGCTCGCCCCGCTGGGCACCCTCGGGCTGATCGGCCACGCCGTCGAGGCGTACGGCTGGGATCTGCTCGCCCCGCTGGCAACCTTCACCACCGCCGTCTACGTCGGCTGCGCGATCGTGCTCTTCATCGTCTACCCGGTGGTGCTGATCGCCGCCGGGCGGCTCAACCCGCTGCGCTTCTTCGCCGGGGCCTGGCCGGCCATCCAGTTGGCGTTCGTCTCCCGCTCCTCGGTGGGCACCATGCCGGTGACCCAGCGGTCGGTGGAGCGGCTCGGCGTCCCCCGCGAGTACGCCTCGTTCGCCGTTCCCTTCGGGGCCACCACGAAGATGGACGGCTGCGCCGCCATCTATCCGGCGCTGGCCGCCATCTTCGTCGCCCAGGTCTTCGGCGTGGCCCTGCGCCCGGTCGACTACCTGTTGATCGCCTTCGTCTCGGTGGTCGGCTCGGCCGCCACCGCCGGCCTGACCGGGGCGATCGTGATGCTCACCCTCACCCTCAGCACGCTGGGCCTGCCACTGGCCGGTGCCGGTCTGCTCCTGGCGATCGACCCGATCGTGGACATGATCCGTACCGCCACGAACGTCGCTGGGCAGGCGCTGGTGCCGACGGTCGTCGCCGCCCGGGAGGGCATCCTGGACCGGACCGCGTACGACTCGGCCGGCCGGCGTGGCCTGGACGAGGAGAGCGCGTCGGTCGTCGAGCCCACTCGCCCGGACAGTCCGGCTCCCGTCCCCGCCTGATGTGGGAAAGGGCCCCTTCCTATCGCTTTTGCCTGGGAAGGGGCCCTTTCGTATGCCGTCAGAAGAGTGATGCTCACCCCTTGCGCTCGATGTGTTGGCGATATATCGTCAACACATCGACGACAGAACGGGGAACAGAGATATGAGCTTCCATCGACAACAACTTCACGTCATGCATGACATGAGCGATATGCACGACCGCGCCCGGATGCGCGGCTTCGGCTTCCCACCCGGCCCTGGCTCACACGGCCACGGTGGTCATGGCGGTCACGGCTCCCGGGGAGGCAGTTGGGGCGGCGGCCGTGGCCGAGGCCGAGGTCGCCGGCCCAACGTCCGGGGTGCCGTGCTGGCGCTGCTCACCGAGGGGCCGATGCACGGATACGAGATGATCCAGGAGATCGACTCCCGCACCGGTGGCGCCTGGCGTCCCAGCCCGGGATCGATCTACCCCACCCTGCAACTCCTGGAGGACGAGGGCGTCATCGCCAACGCGGCCGATTCGGCCGGCGGCGGGCGCAAGCGGTTCGCGTTGACCGAAACGGGTCAGGACGAGGCAACGCGAGCAGCGCAGTCCCCACCCTGGGACGACTTCGCCCCGGGCACCGTCAGTAGCTGGCACGAGATGCGCGACGCCGGGTTCCAGGCGATGAACGCGTTGCGCCAGGTCATGATGACCGGCACCGACGATCAGCGGGAACGGGCCGCTCAGGTGCTCGGCGAGACCCGGCGCAAGCTCTATGCCATCCTCGCCGAGTCAGAGTGACCAGTTCGGAGTGATCCGCACTGTGCGGTGATCGCCCAAACCGGGTGACGGCACGACGCGCCCCGACCTATCCCACTGGCACGTCAATTCGCGGGATCAGTGGCTATTCAACGGGGGATAGCCACTGATCCCGGTGACCTTTGTGCGGCGGGCAGTGCGGCTACACCTGCGGCTCAGAACAGCACGGTGGCGAAGGTGCCAGCCGAACGGAACCCGCACCGCTCGTAGACCCGACGGGCCGGGGCGTTGTAGTCGTTGACGTAGAGGCTGACCGTGGGCGCCACCCGGGCCAACGCGTCGCGTACCACCGCCGCCATCGCCGGCCCGGCCAGCCCGCGCCCCCGCCATTCGGGCGCCACCCAGACGCCCTGGACCTGAGCGGTACGCCGGGTGACGACAGCCAACTCGGCCTTGAAGACCACCTGACCGTCCACGAACCGGGCGTATGCCCGTTTCGTACGGACCAGATCGGTGACCCGCCGTCGGTAGCCGATCCCGCCATCCTCCGCGAACGGCGAGACCCCGACCTCCTCGGTATACATTGCCACCGCCGCCGGCAGGA is a window of Micromonospora polyrhachis DNA encoding:
- a CDS encoding dicarboxylate/amino acid:cation symporter; this translates as MSTASRSVPSLSRKVPFSLQILLGLLLGVGLGYLARANDISWLGTTLDTVGSLFIQLLKLAVPPLVFTAIVVSVVSLRGVTNAARLAGKTLLWFAITALVSVGVGIGLGLITNPGRGVTLDIAGATAPKKTGTWTDFLTGIVPTNPVGAFVDGNVLQIVFLAVVIGFAALLVGKAAEPFVDLNRALLEIVQKALWWVIRLAPLGTLGLIGHAVEAYGWDLLAPLATFTTAVYVGCAIVLFIVYPVVLIAAGRLNPLRFFAGAWPAIQLAFVSRSSVGTMPVTQRSVERLGVPREYASFAVPFGATTKMDGCAAIYPALAAIFVAQVFGVALRPVDYLLIAFVSVVGSAATAGLTGAIVMLTLTLSTLGLPLAGAGLLLAIDPIVDMIRTATNVAGQALVPTVVAAREGILDRTAYDSAGRRGLDEESASVVEPTRPDSPAPVPA
- a CDS encoding PadR family transcriptional regulator, producing the protein MSFHRQQLHVMHDMSDMHDRARMRGFGFPPGPGSHGHGGHGGHGSRGGSWGGGRGRGRGRRPNVRGAVLALLTEGPMHGYEMIQEIDSRTGGAWRPSPGSIYPTLQLLEDEGVIANAADSAGGGRKRFALTETGQDEATRAAQSPPWDDFAPGTVSSWHEMRDAGFQAMNALRQVMMTGTDDQRERAAQVLGETRRKLYAILAESE